Genomic window (Bombyx mori chromosome 9, ASM3026992v2):
CTAAGTTTgctcattctttttttttcctatcttagttgatagccttgagaggctatgtcagcgtaacctaacaagtaggtatgctcacggggctcaaacctgacgatgtctgaccctagcaagagcagtgcttagcagaatctaccacccgatcggaaacgcgaccaactgagaagatccgctgagtaactcagtgggctgtggtttgtgggttaatttgctcgccgagcccttcgtcgcaagcgacgggttcgacggtgaccggtgcttgaggtacctaaaagcagccttagtggatcgggaggatccgaaatgacgtggatGCTCCTTACTTACAACTCACTATTCAaactatcaaaattaaattagtccAGTCTGTCAGTCGTTTCCTTGTAATTTCTCCATATCTTCTTAAAAATATCAAGCGTTGCTTAATTAAAGTTTAAGTAATGTAAACAAACAGATTAAAATGTTTTACATGATCGTGAGTTCGATGGCGTAGACGAGGTTACATAAAATCAATTTGAGCACCTCAGTGTTGCAAATTGCCTCGTCAACCAGCGACTGTAGTTAACCCTTTGACGCCGATCGCCGCCATTCCGACAGCGTAACACCTCGGTCGCCATCGATTTCGTTTACAGAGAATCAATCGGTCAAAGCGTTTCACAACTGCCCCGTAATTGTTAACCTAAAATTCTGAGTTAAGGTTTCGGACGGAACGTTTTTCTTTTGATACGACAGTGATTTCGCGGCATAATTAGACTTCAACTTTGCTATTTTCTTACAGAGTTTTACGAGTTTGAACAAAATAACAGGTGAGGTCTTATGAGTCTCGTCCGTATTTCCCTAGCTTCTCTGTCGTGCGGTGACCTTAACTTAAATTAGAtttatttgaagaaaaaaaaaattgtcgtgttggcctaaaggataagacgtccggtgcatcgtATCTAGCGAcgtaccggtgttcaaatcccgcaggcgggtaccaattcccGGTCGTGGACGAGCTTGcagcgcgcactctgcgtgctgtgggtctcgtctgcgggggagttgctggacttcgaccgggcgcgtccgtaggtggcggatcacgGGCCTCTGGGCAATAGTCACAGGGGCATCGCTCCTTCTCTCTCGTTGTGTTACGGCgggagagattgagcgacgcggaccaaaaccagcatcGGGGGTTACACGCTCTCCTCCCCCTTCACTTGCTGAAGGGTGGTTCTCCTGGAGATGCGAGGGCCTCCACTTTTTCCCTCTTTTCcttgttgttttattgttttgttcacACTGTCctttggttatttttatttatttattaatttaatttaagtttcaatctgtctctttctcttcttttgtttccgttcattgttttattttacacgcttttctattcttcttctcctgtggttttattttgattttatttggttttatttttatcttctttccttttatacccaattctaagctctgacacccggcgagagaatgaatgGCTGGTGGGCGACCAGTCGCTAGGGTGTCCCAGGGAACCGAACCCtgggttaaaaaatatataaaaaaagaaataaatgtaatggctagttttaaaaagatactaccccaggagggtacctcccgctccgcggggggagaatccctccgtgcggccgaCTCGTCggacgcacgctgccccacgtactctggggggggcaaaaacTGCCTAGACGTCAGGTCCGGGAAGGACGGAGTTCAGAGGAAGATGTCCGAGAAGGACCTTGAAGTAAGCTCCTTAAGAGCCAATGTCGTGTCAGACGATGACATGGCCACAGTCGGTTCGGCCCAATCGTCGACCCGCTCGTCGCCGACACGACGACAGCGGAAAAGGGTCCTTAATATTAGCTCAGACGGGTTGAGCAGCAGCTCCGGTTCGGAGGCCCAGGGCCCGTCAGTTGCGAAGCCCAGAGCCGTGACGCCATCAAAGCGTGGAAGGGGACGCCCTCCGACCACGAGGCAGTGCGTTGGCATGGCTGCTGCCAGGAAGGCGTGCCTTAGGGCCCAAAGAGAGGAGAGGGAGTTCACAGAGAGCGCGCGCACCACGCGCCAGAAGAAGAGAGCGGCTGAGGGATCTGTCCCTAAGCCTGATGCCGAGCGTAGGCTCCATCAGAGTGCTGAGGTGGCTCTGACGGTGGCCGCCAAATCTAGTAGCCCGAAGGGCACGTATGTGCGTGCATTGAAGGAGTTGGCGGCCACCGTCAAGGAGGCCACGGAGGACCTTGTGGGCCGCACCGCAACTGAAGAGGCTGAAAGACTGCGTGCGATCAACGCCAAGCAGGAGCAGGAGATCCTACAGCTTCGCAAGGAGCTTGATGAAATTAGGAGGGAGCTGGCTACGGTCTCGCAGGTGCTAGGAAATGCACCAGCCGCAGCCCCGGCCCCAAACACcgaagaagaagaggaggagTTGCGCCTCCAGCGCATTATGCGAGCTGTCGGCACGATGCTCGACGCTCGCTTTGCGGGGCTAGAGGGACGGCTTCTACCGGAGCCGCGAATGCGACCACCGCTAGCGGCGGACAGGCGGAAGAGCCGCGAAAAATCACGGGACCCTCCTATGGTCGTAGACGCTACACTGAATTCGGCACCATTATTGAAACCAGTGCCATCTACAACATCGGCGAAAAAGAGGATACGAGGCCCCAGAAGAAAAGCCACTGCGCAAGTGGCTCCACCTGGAACGCCCACCCTCCTCCCGGCTCCAGCTTCCTTGATCGAGAGCTGGTCAACGGTCACCCGTAGGGGCACTCGGCCGAGGGAGGGAGCAGTGAGGACGGTTCCAGTGGTAGCACCCGCTGAAGCGGGAAAGAAAAACCCGTCCTCTGCAAAGAGGAAAGAGAAGATGCTGCGTCCTCCGCGCTCTCAAGCTGTTGTGCtcaagctgcagccggaggcTGTAGAAAGAGGACTCACATACCGCAGCGTACTCGCCGAAGCGAGAGCCAAGGTGGACCCCGGGGCACTCGGAATCCCCATCCAGCGCATCCGGTCTGCAGTGACTGGGGCCAAGGTGTTGGTAGTGGAAGGTGCTGATCAGAGCGCCAAGGCTGATCTCCTGGCCCAAAAGCTTCGTGAGGTTCTGTCCGCGGAGGGGGTCATCGTGACCCGGCCAGTGACGACTGCAGCCATCCGCATCAGCGGGCTGGATGACTCCTTGACGCCGGAGGAAGTAGCCGCTGAGCTCGCCCGGATTGGCGAATGCACTCTTGAAGCGGTGAAGATCGGAGAGATCAAGTCTGGCCCAAGTGGGATGGGTCAGGTGTTGGTTCGGTTGCCCGTCGCTGCCGCGACGAAGGTCCTCGCCGTACCGAAATTGAGGGTCGGTTGGAGCGTGCTCCGCGCTCATCTGCTAGAGGCTAAGAAGCTACAGTGCTTCCGATGCCATGAGCTAGGGCACGTGAGCGCTAGATGTCCGTCGTCGGTCGACCGCAGCCGTGATTGTTACCggtgcggccagaccggccacgtaGCGTCCGGCTGCTCTCTGGCGCCACACTGTGCTGTATGTGCCTCTGCCGGCAGACCGGCGGATCACGTCTCCGGGAGCAAGGCTTGTGCCAAGTCCCCGAGACCGAGACGTAGAAGAGGAGCTTCCGCTGCGCTTGAGAATGCGCGGAGgcagcccggtacggctatgGAGACATCGAATGACGCCCTGTTATGACAGGTGTCCTTCGATTCCTGCAGGGGAATCTCAATCACtctgccagagctcaggaccttttgttccagagcatggcagaggggttgacccatcttgcggtggtcgccgagccgtatcgGGTTCCTTCGAGCCCCGATTGGGCAGCCGATTTGGAGGGCCGAGTGGCTATCATCCGACGTTGTTGTGTAGGTGCTCCGCCCAGGTTCGACGTTGTCGAGAGAGGTTGCGGCTTTGTTGCTGTCCTCTGGGCTGAGGTATTCATATTGGGAGTGTACTTCTCCCCAAACAGGACGCTCGCCGAGTTTGAGGTTTTTCTCAGCGAGCTCAGCCGCGTCGTTGGGAGGTCGCACTCCCAACGGATactcgttctcggggacctcaacgccaaGTCATTGGCTTGGGGATCCTCGAGGACGTGCCCCAGAGGTAGGGcggtggaggagtggctggTCGGAAGCGGTCTTCTCGTCCTCAATCGTGGCGCAGAACTCACGTGCGTGCGACGTTTGGGCGGGTCCGTGGTTGACGTTACATTTGCCACGCCCGACGTGGCGAATCGCGTACGCGGTTGGGCCGTGATGGTCGGCGaggagacgctctccgaccaccgctacattcGTTTCGGTGTCGCAGTGCCTCCGGCGGAGTCTATCCAGGGCTCTTCCTTGCTCTGCGGTGGCGGCGCGGGGGGTcctcgttgggcccagaagcgcctCAACGTCGAGAGGTTGTGTGAGGCGGCTGTAGTCCAGGCATGGCGTCTTGACTCGCTTGGTGAGCCAGCAGACGTGTGCGAGGGGGTGGAGCAtctgcgcgaggcgatgtcgcggGTGTGCGACGCCGCTATGCCTCGCATTAGAGCTCTCGCTCCTAAACGCAGAGTCCACTGGTGGACTGAGGAGATCGCTAGCCAGCGCCGGTTGTGCGACGTCAGTCGTCGCGCATACCAACGGTATCGACGTCGAAGAACGCACCGGGACGCCGATGAGGAGGACCGACTGTACGAGGTGTACAGGATGGCCATAAGGGCCCTGCGCGTGGCTATCGGGGAGGCGAAGGAGGCTGCTTGGAACGACCTACTAGCTTCGCTCGACtgtgatccgtgggggcggccctacaggctgGCGCGCAATGTGCTCCGCCCTTGGGCCCCCCCTGCAACCAGGACCCTGCCGCCGGAGACATTGCAGCGGGTAGTCGGGGGTCTGTTTCCGGATTTTACCGGGACGGCCTTCGTCCCCCCTGTGATGACGACGATGCGGGTTGCTGATGGCGGGGAGCCTGCGGACGTTTCGCAGGCGGAGTTTGAATCGGCTGTGCAGAGGATGCGGGCGAAGCGCACGGCTCCCGGTCCCGATGGGATCTCGTCCCGAGCGTGGGCGCTCGCCTTGACGGGCGATGGTTTGGGGCCTGCCCTCCGAAGGCTGTTCAGCCGGTGCCTCCGTGAGGGCAGGTTCCCAGAGCCATGGAGGACTGGTCGGCTCGTCCTTATTCCTAAGGAGGGTCGGCCACGTGACGAACCGAACGGGTACCGCCCAATCGTCGTGCTGGACGAGGCCGGTAAGCTCTTCGAGCGCGTCATCGCTAATCGCCTTGTCCAGCACCTGGAAAACGTTGGGCCTGATTTGGCTCCTAACCAATACGgtttccggaggggtcgctcgaccgtggacgcggtcttgcgTGTCCGCCATCTCTCCGATTGTGCGTGCTCCGAGGGGGGCGTGTtgttggctgtgtcgattgacatcgccaacgccttcaacacgatcccctggagcacaaTCGTGGAATCACTTCGGTTTCACCGCATCCCCAATAGTCTCCGCACCCTGATAGAGGACTACCTCTCAGGGCGGAGCGTGATTTTCCCCGAGAGAAGAGGATGGGGACGAAAAACGGTGTCGTGCGGGgtcccacaggggtcggtattgggaccactcctgtgggacatcggtttcgactgggtcctccgcggtgctggcctgcgtggcgtcgacgtggtgtgctatgccgacgacacgttggtgacGGCTCGCGGAGCTGACTACAGGACCGCAGCGATCCTTGCAACGGCGGCGGTCTCCACCGTCGTTAGCCGCATTCGGAGACTAGGTCTTGAGGTGGCCCTCCACAAGTCTGAGGCCGTATGCTTTCACCCGGTTCGGAGAGGACCCCCTCCGGGCGCGACGCTCATAGTCGGTGGAGTATCgatcgctgtccagccgaagctcaaatatttgggcatcgtgctggacagtcgatggcgcttcgaccaccattttggtGAGTTGATTCCGAGGCTACTGGGCATGGCAGGTGCGTTAGTCCGTCTTCTGCCCAACGTTGGTGGTTGCAGCGTCGGTGTCCGACGCctgtacctgggggtcgtgcgcagtatggccttgtatggcgctcccgtgtggtcgcccacaCTCTCCGCACGCAATGCGGCGCTGCTGCTccgagctcagcgggcgctcgcggtgagggtcatcagggggtaccgtacgatctcccgagaggtcgcctgcgccctcgctggttcccttccttgggatctcgaggccGAGGTATTGGCTACGGTATACCGGCGCAGGACACAGTCCCTGGGTCGGGGACGGACACCCGGCCTGTCGGCTGTcagtcggtggaggcgtgctgcgcgtcatctggcgtacgctaaatggagggagcggttgctggaggaacttcatcaaacctcagccacccgccggcgcactctcgaggccctggtgcccgtgctggagacatggtcagatcggcgacacggcgtgctctccttccgacttacgcaggtcctctcggggcatggctgcttcgggaggtacctgtggagggtttgcaggagagagccacatccgggttgtcaccagtgcgggcatccggatgatgacgctcagcacgcactcgaagcgtgcccgcgttgggagcacccgcggcgagatctcatcgcggtgctggggagggacctctccttgcgggctgtcattgcccgcatgctagaggacgagagttcgtggggggccatggccagattttgcgacctggtcatggcgttccgcgaggctgaggagcgcgaaagggagtggaatccctcttcggctcctcagcgaagaaggcggggtgggcgacgcgggcacgatgctcccgttaatctcccgtagggactgttgggtactgggtgcgggggcgcccggtgctctgctgtcggttccgtgatgaggcggcgcaaggtggctcctatgcgccactcacggtgtctcctgagacgacgtcctgcgggatcttcccggggattggatcccatcctattgtcaggatgggtaccggcgacggcgagcctgcggcgcgcattgtgcggtaccgtaggtttcgtggagtcggagtggtggagctcgatggggtttagtcggtagtcggttttgcggggcgggtcctgcgtggtagacgccgcgcagcgcctcgcgcgcctttctcaaggcgtagtctcccggtaggaattggaagaagaggaggactttggtcttcctcttctccctcttcttctctggaggcgccggagtccgacataacccggtctattacccctctcgaccgggtatccgtaaatggattccccagcgttaaaaaaaaaaaaaaaaaaaaggcgggtaccaattattctaatgacatacgtacttaacaaatattcacgattgacctccacggtgtaggtaacatcgtgtaataaaaatcaaaccagaaaaattttaatttgcgtaattactggtggtaggatcttttgtgaatccgcacgagtaggtaccaccaccccgcctattttctgccgtgaagcagcaatgtgtttcggtttgaagggtagggcagccgttgtaactatactgagatcatagaactcatatttcaaggtggtggcggcatttacgttatagatgtctatgggctccaataatcgcttaacaccacgtgggctgtgagctcaattacccatctaagcagtaaaaaaacttCACTGTGCTACTGACTGACAAAACTCCACTAAAAAAGTCTGCTACTGCTGAGCGATTCGCCAAGAATTAGAAGAGAGGAAGAGAGAAAGAGATCAATATATCTAAGATgtcctattaaaataaaatccctAGTGTCGACGTGTTACTGTTATCTATCATTCTCAGTGATGAGACTGCGATTCAAGAAAAGCACCGTATGTATGTAGTAtaggaaatttaattaaaaacgtattacaaataataaaaataattagacCACAGAACAATCAGCGGCTGCGTAAACTATCCTCATAGTGTTCGTATAGCCAGCTCCCTGCTTCCAACCGGAGACCACGACGATAGGATCGCCGACTCTCACGAAGCCCTGGTCCATCGCCCATTTGGTGCAAAAATTCACCCGGCATTCCAAATCTATTTGCCAGTCTGCGTCTGGGGCATCTGaaagaaaattagttttatctTCCAAACAACGCTGATGATCTTCGTTGAgagttaggccacgatgacgtcGGTTGccatcaaaatttaaaattgaaattattggGAGCGTTctgtagtaaaataaaatgagcatGTTGGGGAGGTAATGGACAGATCGACTGAGTAGTTCCAGAAGGCTGAAGGCGTATATCTTCGTCCTCTAATCAGTAGCAGTCCACCATTTTACtacatcccatatcatctgatATGGGATGTAATATAATctcattcatttaatttcatcccagttgattaatgtctcaaattaatcatcttcatttcattttactccatattattatttttcataaaaataagaatctatactataataataataatattataaagaggaaagatttgtttgtttgtttgtttcgaataggctccgaaactactggaccgatttgaaaaattctttttccattagaagccgacattgtccctgatgaacataggctactttttttaataatttttttttttcatgtgtgttttaatgtttccgaagcgaagcgagggcgggtcgctagtataaattaaaataagacatgacttaaaggtcttaaataacaggtcataaaatcccttaaaaaaagcaGTTATAATAGTCCAGCTTTATTATGTAGGGACGGAAATGTagcatgactgagtgagagagatagGAGATGTCGTGTTAGGAGGTAAGAGAAACTGCGAATGAAGGGTTTcacaaatagttttattttaagcgCGAGAAGGaatgaaaaaaatgtgtataatatatttaattaactttgcTATAATAAATACGGAATAAAATCAAGTTTGTGTGAAGCAATCAACTGTTTTATTGGCCCAAATCGATTTGAGGATCCCGCATGTATAATTACTATAAAGCTCTACCGATATTCGCTTGTAAAGTTATACCAATTCGTTCTCACGTGCTAGCTACTCTGTTATCTATTACGCGATAAGttataaatttaagtaatactatttttaaggtttaatctcggatttttattgtcattgtataCGAATAGCTTATAGTTTTCATGGTCAAACACAACTAATTGAATGTTGTGCTAAGCACGAAACATGTGAAGTATTCATAAAATCAGAAACAACTTAATGACCATAAAAAATGCGTGATTACGCCGTAAgattagttttttaattatgtgtacGACTCGTGAAAATCGAGGTTAAGgctaaaaaattattacacaaCAATGATAGGTGGTAAGAcgcttactgatggtaggacgtcttatgagtctgcatgggtag
Coding sequences:
- the LOC119628922 gene encoding uncharacterized protein LOC119628922: MAAARKACLRAQREEREFTESARTTRQKKRAAEGSVPKPDAERRLHQSAEVALTVAAKSSSPKGTYVRALKELAATVKEATEDLVGRTATEEAERLRAINAKQEQEILQLRKELDEIRRELATVSQVLGNAPAAAPAPNTEEEEEELRLQRIMRAVGTMLDARFAGLEGRLLPEPRMRPPLAADRRKSREKSRDPPMVVDATLNSAPLLKPVPSTTSAKKRIRGPRRKATAQVAPPGTPTLLPAPASLIESWSTVTRRGTRPREGAVRTVPVVAPAEAGKKNPSSAKRKEKMLRPPRSQAVVLKLQPEAVERGLTYRSVLAEARAKVDPGALGIPIQRIRSAVTGAKVLVVEGADQSAKADLLAQKLREVLSAEGVIVTRPVTTAAIRISGLDDSLTPEEVAAELARIGECTLEAVKIGEIKSGPSGMGQVLVRLPVAAATKVLAVPKLRVGWSVLRAHLLEAKKLQCFRCHELGHVSARCPSSVDRSRDCYRCGQTGHVASGCSLAPHCAVCASAGRPADHVSGSKACAKSPRPRRRRGASAALENARRQPGAPPRFDVVERGCGFVAVLWAEVFILGVYFSPNRTLAEFEVFLSELSRVVGRSHSQRILVLGDLNAKSLAWGSSRTCPRGRAVEEWLVGSGLLVLNRGAELTCVRRLGGSVVDVTFATPDVANRVRGWAVMVGEETLSDHRYIRFGVAVPPAESIQGSSLLCGGGAGGPRWAQKRLNVERLCEAAVVQAWRLDSLGEPADVCEGVEHLREAMSRVCDAAMPRIRALAPKRRVHWWTEEIASQRRLCDVSRRAYQRYRRRRTHRDADEEDRLYEVYRMAIRALRVAIGEAKEAAWNDLLASLDCDPWGRPYRLARNVLRPWAPPATRTLPPETLQRVVGGLFPDFTGTAFVPPVMTTMRVADGGEPADVSQAEFESAVQRMRAKRTAPGPDGISSRAWALALTGDGLGPALRRLFSRCLREGRFPEPWRTGRLVLIPKEGRPRDEPNGYRPIVVLDEAAPGKRWA